A single window of uncultured Methanospirillum sp. DNA harbors:
- the coaBC gene encoding bifunctional phosphopantothenoylcysteine decarboxylase/phosphopantothenate--cysteine ligase CoaBC, with translation MNLLQDKVILLAVTGSIAAVETVKLAHAFRRRGATVQTVMSEAATGIIHPDALTYACNREAITRISGMVEHVQYCGDEREADLLLIAPCTANTISKIACGIDDTPVTTCATTALGSRMPIIVVPAMHQAMFRHIAVMENLERLKSWGIQVVGPRIEEGKAKIAQTDEIVLACERELCGKPLAGRHVLITSGRCEEPVDDVRILTTRSSGRMGQELAKAAYRLGAEVTIIHRDHLPGLTNIRTDSAESMLNAVMLELDAHPVDIYISAAAVSDYAPARCEGKIPSGQSPVLHLHPLPKILDLVVTKARLTIAFKLGEESIDDAYALLKRGVALVAANKPDTMGSTDGTYELIDQSGAKSVSGSKEEIAHRMLELVISRHIQSLPPVPSYS, from the coding sequence ATGAATCTTCTTCAGGATAAGGTCATTCTGCTCGCAGTAACCGGGAGTATCGCCGCGGTTGAGACAGTAAAACTGGCCCATGCTTTCAGGCGCCGGGGTGCTACTGTCCAGACAGTGATGAGCGAGGCCGCCACAGGAATAATTCATCCAGATGCCCTCACCTACGCCTGTAACCGTGAGGCAATCACCAGGATCAGCGGGATGGTTGAGCACGTACAGTACTGCGGTGATGAACGGGAGGCAGACCTGCTACTCATCGCACCCTGCACTGCAAATACGATATCAAAGATAGCATGCGGGATAGATGACACTCCTGTCACAACCTGCGCAACAACGGCACTTGGAAGCAGGATGCCGATCATCGTCGTCCCAGCCATGCATCAGGCCATGTTTCGCCACATCGCGGTGATGGAGAATCTTGAACGTCTCAAATCATGGGGCATTCAGGTTGTCGGCCCCAGAATAGAAGAAGGAAAAGCAAAGATAGCACAGACAGATGAGATCGTTCTCGCATGCGAGCGTGAACTCTGCGGCAAACCGCTTGCCGGCCGGCATGTCTTAATCACAAGCGGGAGATGCGAAGAGCCTGTTGATGATGTCAGAATCCTCACGACCCGGTCATCAGGACGGATGGGGCAGGAACTTGCAAAGGCTGCATACCGCCTGGGAGCTGAGGTGACGATCATTCACCGGGATCATCTTCCCGGACTCACGAATATCAGGACCGACTCTGCAGAATCGATGCTGAATGCTGTCATGCTGGAACTAGACGCACATCCGGTTGACATCTATATCAGTGCTGCAGCGGTCTCTGATTATGCCCCGGCCCGGTGCGAGGGGAAGATTCCATCAGGGCAAAGCCCGGTACTCCACCTGCATCCCCTCCCAAAGATCCTTGACCTCGTAGTCACCAAAGCCAGACTTACAATAGCCTTCAAACTTGGTGAAGAGAGTATTGATGATGCATACGCCCTTCTAAAGCGGGGCGTCGCTCTTGTTGCAGCAAACAAACCTGATACCATGGGCTCGACTGACGGAACATACGAACTGATCGATCAATCAGGGGCGAAATCAGTGTCAGGTTCTAAAGAAGAGATTGCACACCGGATGTTGGAACTGGTCATCTCCCGCCATATCCAATCCCTTCCACCAGTACCTTCCTACTCCTGA
- a CDS encoding HepT-like ribonuclease domain-containing protein, with protein MKDDRYYLTLIGEYIEKINEYTQEGHDHFLQDEKTQDAVIRKLQILTETTQRLSDDIKSMEPAIPWQDIAGLRNILVHQYTDVNVSRIWLILRNDLPRLSEFVDCALDMLNKE; from the coding sequence GTGAAAGATGATCGGTATTATCTTACCCTGATAGGGGAGTATATCGAAAAGATTAATGAATATACACAGGAGGGGCATGACCACTTTCTTCAGGATGAGAAAACACAGGATGCCGTCATCAGAAAATTACAGATTCTAACCGAAACAACTCAGCGGCTATCTGATGATATTAAATCGATGGAACCTGCGATTCCCTGGCAGGATATTGCAGGATTGAGGAATATTCTGGTGCATCAGTACACTGATGTCAACGTTTCAAGGATCTGGTTGATCCTCAGGAACGATCTTCCCCGTTTATCTGAATTTGTAGATTGTGCTCTGGATATGCTGAACAAGGAATAA
- a CDS encoding pantoate kinase translates to MTPSKVTAFCPGHISGYFRPVITGDPVTSGSCGGGIVIDSGVTVIARPAEKSSVCVMRSDRDGSPHAVSVDSPVIRQLLEELNVTASVRTCCSLPLSAGYGLSAAALLGTVHAVNRLFDLGLSPDECALQAHKVEVSCRTGLGDIAACQGGGWVVRKGPGVKAEILRFLDNQTIHALTLGPLKTSSVLSSPEMLTRITAAFPADQPGNLSDFFACSRNFAEASGLISPDIWKVLIACDANDIPASMTMLGNGIFALGNHAKDLLSRYGQVYSLQIAQTGPRILEEIS, encoded by the coding sequence ATGACTCCTTCAAAAGTCACTGCCTTCTGTCCCGGCCATATATCTGGATATTTCAGACCCGTGATAACAGGAGATCCGGTTACATCAGGGAGTTGTGGTGGGGGTATCGTAATTGATTCGGGTGTTACTGTCATCGCACGGCCGGCAGAGAAGTCGTCGGTATGTGTGATGCGATCGGATCGGGATGGTTCACCACATGCTGTGTCTGTTGACTCTCCGGTGATCAGACAACTTCTCGAAGAACTGAACGTAACAGCATCTGTCAGGACCTGTTGTTCACTACCGCTCTCAGCAGGATACGGACTTTCAGCTGCAGCCCTGCTCGGGACTGTGCATGCTGTCAACCGGCTCTTTGATCTCGGGCTTTCTCCTGATGAGTGTGCATTGCAGGCTCACAAGGTAGAGGTATCATGCCGGACCGGACTTGGTGACATAGCAGCATGTCAGGGAGGCGGATGGGTTGTACGAAAAGGGCCGGGTGTAAAGGCCGAGATCCTCAGGTTCCTGGATAACCAGACAATTCATGCCCTTACCCTCGGGCCCTTAAAGACCTCATCTGTTCTCTCATCTCCTGAGATGCTGACCAGGATAACTGCTGCATTTCCAGCTGATCAACCAGGTAATCTTTCAGATTTTTTTGCCTGCTCGCGAAATTTTGCCGAAGCATCCGGGCTCATCTCACCTGACATATGGAAAGTCCTAATCGCCTGTGACGCCAATGATATCCCAGCTAGTATGACAATGCTCGGAAATGGAATATTTGCACTGGGAAACCATGCGAAAGACCTTCTCAGCCGATACGGACAGGTTTATTCCCTGCAGATAGCACAGACCGGGCCCAGAATTCTGGAGGAGATATCTTGA
- a CDS encoding SAM-dependent methyltransferase gives MRARLVSLTDIPDIICEPWVDQSRRPYASTDGVYIPVREGYPSTHLLPSRRRSGRGYQKLGDALIFHGERPTREDLDEVRRRENPETIYWITGHEGVIRRPNIIRLEGPGGVVTHRESGIIYRLDVEQVMFSQGNREEKSRVSKMIRPGELVADMFAGIGYFTLGMARAGAEVHAMEINPVSFGFLEENISLNRLDGVIRAERGDCRDCISGLYDRIHMGHFDAVPFFKSALTHVHPGTVLHVHMLGDRSEEIRRNLCDSEMDASITMHKVKKAGPRTWHMVADVVIA, from the coding sequence ATGCGAGCCCGCCTGGTTTCACTCACTGATATACCGGATATCATATGTGAACCCTGGGTGGATCAGAGTAGGCGCCCATATGCCTCGACCGACGGAGTATACATTCCGGTACGGGAAGGATACCCCTCAACACATCTCCTCCCTTCACGCAGACGATCAGGAAGAGGGTACCAGAAACTCGGTGATGCACTGATCTTTCACGGAGAACGTCCAACAAGGGAAGATCTGGACGAAGTCAGAAGACGTGAAAACCCGGAGACGATATACTGGATCACCGGTCATGAAGGGGTGATCAGGAGACCGAATATCATCAGGCTTGAAGGGCCCGGTGGAGTGGTCACCCATCGGGAGTCAGGGATCATCTATCGCCTGGACGTGGAACAGGTCATGTTTTCGCAGGGAAACAGAGAAGAAAAATCACGAGTTTCCAAAATGATCCGACCAGGGGAGCTCGTTGCTGACATGTTCGCTGGTATCGGGTACTTCACCCTTGGAATGGCACGGGCTGGAGCAGAGGTACATGCCATGGAGATAAATCCAGTCTCATTCGGTTTTCTGGAAGAGAACATCTCACTTAACAGGCTGGACGGAGTGATCCGGGCTGAGAGAGGGGATTGTCGTGATTGTATATCAGGACTCTATGATCGGATTCATATGGGCCACTTCGATGCGGTACCATTCTTCAAATCTGCCCTCACTCACGTACATCCAGGAACGGTGCTTCATGTTCATATGCTCGGCGATCGGTCAGAAGAGATAAGAAGAAACCTCTGTGATTCTGAAATGGATGCCTCAATTACTATGCACAAAGTCAAGAAGGCAGGGCCCCGGACCTGGCACATGGTGGCCGATGTGGTGATCGCATGA
- a CDS encoding AAA family ATPase, with protein sequence MAFWIEKFRPSDLDLIIGQERVVEVLRMFAQSHMLPHLLVTGPHGTGKSVAVESTLKSLYGDTWQDNVTIFQTADLMERGRSYLETDERFMHLYKSDESFLSNLKHAINSYASIRPINAEFKVLWFEDAHTLSHEVQHALRRIMERYSATCRFIFCTTQASSVIPPISSRCLPLFFTPLTRDQILARLHEILISMNVPAGTVSEDELGLLVAAAGGDLRKAIMYLQVRVATGTEITPASFDEGETRKIAAAAFMAMQAKDIGTAQRRLEGLMIEYGLSAREVLQELMLIVRREYYHPDIISSIADTDYIMTHAGNEYLQMNALAARIVGEVFL encoded by the coding sequence ATGGCCTTCTGGATTGAGAAGTTCAGGCCCTCGGATCTTGACCTGATCATCGGGCAGGAGCGGGTCGTTGAGGTCCTCAGGATGTTTGCACAGAGCCACATGCTCCCGCACCTTCTCGTCACCGGGCCACACGGAACGGGAAAGAGTGTTGCAGTGGAATCAACCCTGAAATCACTCTATGGTGACACATGGCAGGACAACGTCACCATCTTCCAGACTGCAGACCTGATGGAGCGGGGGAGATCATATCTGGAGACTGATGAGAGGTTCATGCATCTCTACAAATCTGATGAATCCTTTCTCTCTAACCTGAAACATGCGATCAACTCGTATGCCTCCATCAGGCCGATAAATGCCGAGTTCAAAGTACTCTGGTTCGAAGATGCCCACACCCTTTCTCATGAGGTCCAGCATGCCCTCCGCAGGATCATGGAGCGATACAGTGCTACCTGCAGGTTTATCTTCTGCACAACACAGGCATCATCAGTGATCCCGCCAATCAGTTCGCGATGTCTGCCACTCTTCTTCACCCCTCTCACAAGAGACCAGATTCTTGCCAGGCTCCATGAGATCCTTATCTCAATGAACGTTCCTGCAGGCACCGTAAGTGAGGATGAACTTGGTCTTCTTGTGGCAGCTGCCGGAGGGGATCTGCGTAAGGCTATCATGTACCTGCAGGTACGGGTCGCCACCGGAACAGAGATCACCCCGGCATCCTTTGACGAGGGAGAGACGAGGAAGATTGCAGCGGCAGCGTTTATGGCGATGCAGGCAAAGGACATAGGCACCGCACAGAGACGGCTTGAAGGGCTGATGATCGAGTATGGGCTTTCAGCACGAGAGGTTCTTCAGGAGTTGATGCTGATTGTCAGAAGAGAATATTATCATCCAGATATTATCTCAAGCATCGCTGATACAGATTACATCATGACCCATGCAGGAAATGAATACCTGCAGATGAACGCACTTGCCGCACGAATTGTCGGAGAGGTCTTTTTGTGA
- a CDS encoding nucleotidyltransferase family protein — MENVGLAFIQSRREKILSIACLHGAHNLRIFGSYARGDQRSDSDLDILADIDPDRSLLDQAALIRELQELLNMNVDLVEPACLHTFIRESVLSEAIPL, encoded by the coding sequence ATGGAAAATGTGGGTTTGGCTTTTATACAGAGTCGTCGTGAGAAGATTCTCTCAATTGCCTGCCTCCATGGCGCACATAACCTCCGGATATTCGGATCCTATGCTAGAGGTGATCAGAGATCAGATAGTGATCTTGATATTCTGGCGGATATCGATCCTGACCGAAGTCTGCTTGATCAGGCAGCTCTGATTCGGGAGTTACAGGAACTCCTGAATATGAATGTCGATCTAGTAGAACCTGCATGCCTTCATACGTTCATCAGAGAGTCAGTCCTTTCTGAGGCGATCCCTCTGTGA
- a CDS encoding methyltransferase domain-containing protein, with amino-acid sequence MKSALPSEQKVQSHYDEIADVYDQRYDHRDRGKQYYDHIAQGVLDQIGTGGQLLDIGCGTGLFIRRFLKHGGDVIGIDISSGMIKRATTIFPSVQFLVGNAEYLPFSENSFDSISSLLAFSYLTKPERTLEDCFRILKPGGRVAVCTLGKNVFTSSLPVMFTIGEKMKIRRVGVGKFTEHYYTAKEMRELFEAAGFTDISIYRCSFAHFTLSDPLFWIAKKVEPFIEENIPYLAYNLIASGQKPL; translated from the coding sequence GTGAAGTCAGCATTACCAAGCGAACAGAAGGTTCAATCACATTACGATGAGATCGCTGACGTCTATGACCAGCGGTATGACCATAGGGACAGAGGGAAGCAGTATTACGATCATATCGCCCAGGGAGTGCTGGATCAGATCGGCACCGGGGGGCAACTCCTCGATATAGGATGCGGAACCGGTCTTTTTATCAGAAGATTCCTGAAACATGGCGGTGACGTCATCGGTATCGACATCAGTTCAGGAATGATCAAACGTGCCACCACGATCTTTCCATCAGTTCAGTTCCTCGTGGGAAATGCCGAGTATCTGCCCTTCAGTGAAAATTCATTTGACTCTATCTCAAGTCTGCTCGCCTTCTCCTATCTCACAAAACCGGAGAGGACTCTTGAAGACTGCTTCAGAATACTAAAACCTGGTGGCAGGGTCGCAGTCTGCACACTTGGGAAGAATGTCTTTACATCCAGCCTGCCGGTCATGTTCACGATTGGAGAAAAGATGAAGATCCGTAGAGTCGGTGTCGGGAAGTTCACTGAGCATTATTACACCGCTAAAGAGATGCGTGAACTCTTTGAAGCAGCAGGATTTACCGATATCTCGATCTACCGGTGCTCATTCGCACACTTCACACTGTCTGACCCACTCTTCTGGATAGCCAAAAAAGTGGAACCGTTCATCGAAGAAAATATCCCATATCTTGCATACAATCTCATCGCCAGCGGGCAGAAACCCCTGTAA
- a CDS encoding 60S ribosomal export protein NMD3: protein MDLHDAICPKCGGPSKDGSLCGKCLTGEIPWFVCEPRVFIIRCGGCGSLKTSAGWGDCTREREDLEEDAAISAVKLHQDVKKPNILVKLDHLSINRTYADLEITGTLYDEELKGYCSLEVVWQNESCDRCNRQHGNYYEGVVQIRAEGRKATVEEQEESQRIAVQVETEMQNDGERLSFITRFDEGREGLDIVVGSQAIGEQISREITRRIGGRFSLHPTLIGEKNGQKLYRITYAVRLPKLQRGDVIAVRNTYGEILNREGKTFTYLDLKTGIPRTVPESTQSRFVANVRDAAVFSVIYQDSGILGILDPETGKTEEISRVSWRHPEVGDSVKILRDNERTIVV from the coding sequence ATGGATCTACACGACGCAATATGTCCAAAATGCGGAGGTCCCTCAAAAGACGGAAGCCTCTGTGGAAAATGTCTCACCGGGGAGATACCCTGGTTTGTCTGTGAACCCAGGGTATTTATTATCAGGTGTGGTGGCTGCGGATCACTCAAAACATCTGCCGGATGGGGAGACTGTACTAGGGAACGAGAGGATCTTGAAGAGGATGCTGCAATATCAGCGGTAAAACTCCATCAGGATGTAAAAAAACCGAACATTCTGGTCAAACTTGATCATCTCAGCATCAACCGTACCTATGCCGACCTTGAGATTACCGGCACCCTGTACGATGAAGAACTCAAAGGGTACTGTTCACTTGAGGTCGTCTGGCAGAATGAATCCTGTGACAGGTGCAACCGCCAACATGGAAACTACTACGAAGGAGTAGTACAGATCCGGGCTGAAGGGAGAAAGGCAACCGTTGAGGAGCAGGAAGAGTCCCAACGGATCGCTGTGCAGGTCGAGACCGAGATGCAGAACGATGGAGAACGTCTCTCATTCATCACGCGATTTGATGAGGGACGTGAAGGTCTCGACATCGTAGTCGGGTCCCAGGCAATTGGTGAGCAGATCTCACGTGAGATCACAAGACGGATCGGTGGAAGATTCTCACTCCATCCCACACTCATTGGTGAGAAGAACGGCCAGAAACTCTACCGGATCACCTATGCTGTCCGTCTCCCAAAACTGCAGCGGGGAGATGTTATCGCTGTTCGCAATACCTATGGAGAGATCCTCAATCGCGAGGGAAAGACATTTACATACCTGGATCTGAAGACCGGAATACCACGGACAGTTCCCGAGTCAACACAATCGCGGTTTGTTGCAAACGTGCGGGATGCTGCTGTCTTTTCTGTCATCTACCAGGATTCGGGGATCCTCGGGATCCTTGATCCCGAGACCGGAAAGACTGAAGAGATCAGCAGGGTCTCCTGGCGCCATCCGGAAGTTGGAGACTCGGTAAAAATCCTTCGAGATAACGAGCGTACCATCGTGGTATAA
- a CDS encoding TatD family hydrolase produces the protein MKSPKFPVLDDHIHIDPRNGRGIDAIKDFKRSGGTHICLVTKPSWSLDVHPSSGEDFAAVFDETLAIAKLIEEEGIVVFPLLGVHPAEITVLTPRLTLAEATLVMKEGLDCAAAYVKDGRAVGLKSGRPHYETSSEILNASNEILFHALTLGGEIGCAVQIHAETGPCDDVVEMAGSAGMDATRIVKHFGSPETPLMPSLVAKHESIPELCQQKRKFTMESDYMDENERPGAVMGPRSVPRQTTSLLQAGKISEEDIFRIHQKTPEEVYGVEIRI, from the coding sequence ATGAAGAGTCCGAAGTTTCCAGTTCTTGATGATCATATCCACATCGATCCAAGAAACGGTCGTGGGATTGATGCTATAAAGGACTTCAAACGATCAGGCGGGACCCATATCTGCCTTGTTACTAAACCGTCCTGGTCGCTCGATGTTCACCCATCTTCAGGCGAGGATTTTGCTGCTGTATTCGATGAGACACTGGCAATAGCAAAACTGATTGAGGAAGAAGGAATCGTTGTCTTTCCACTCCTCGGGGTTCATCCCGCCGAGATCACGGTACTGACTCCCCGCCTCACATTAGCAGAGGCAACGTTGGTGATGAAAGAGGGTCTCGACTGCGCAGCAGCATATGTGAAAGATGGAAGAGCAGTGGGGCTGAAGAGCGGACGGCCACACTATGAGACCTCATCCGAGATACTGAATGCATCAAATGAGATCCTCTTCCATGCCCTCACACTTGGTGGAGAAATCGGGTGTGCCGTACAGATCCATGCGGAGACCGGGCCATGTGATGACGTTGTTGAGATGGCAGGATCAGCGGGAATGGATGCCACACGAATAGTCAAGCATTTTGGTTCTCCAGAAACCCCGCTCATGCCATCTCTGGTCGCAAAGCATGAGAGTATTCCTGAACTCTGTCAGCAGAAGAGGAAGTTTACCATGGAGAGTGACTACATGGATGAGAACGAACGCCCGGGAGCAGTGATGGGACCACGTTCGGTTCCCAGACAGACAACCAGTCTCCTGCAGGCAGGGAAGATCTCTGAAGAGGATATTTTCAGGATACACCAGAAAACCCCTGAAGAGGTGTACGGGGTTGAGATCAGGATCTGA
- a CDS encoding DUF424 domain-containing protein, with product MYIRIHRSAGCQEVVGICDQELLGTTLAEGDLNMVISPSFFGEHLATEEEILAALHDCGNINMFGERCIDLAVRHGFVERESCRMIAGVPHAIIL from the coding sequence ATGTATATCAGGATTCATCGGTCAGCCGGCTGTCAGGAGGTCGTAGGAATTTGCGACCAGGAGTTACTTGGCACCACACTGGCTGAAGGAGACCTGAACATGGTAATCAGTCCATCATTCTTCGGTGAGCACCTTGCAACCGAAGAGGAAATACTTGCAGCACTTCATGATTGTGGAAATATTAATATGTTTGGTGAGCGGTGCATAGACCTTGCAGTCAGGCACGGATTTGTTGAGAGGGAATCGTGCCGGATGATAGCCGGCGTTCCCCACGCAATTATTCTTTAA
- a CDS encoding dihydroneopterin aldolase family protein, translating into MISDRERAAFEAGIKLGALYHQWVGTPVSRESAGSLERAIENAHIQQPYVTEITVGLDREAMIPNSFGYSELAGLMLDVEMTVRVNQAACHVSLSREGEYPMMRIEWIDEESEVSSS; encoded by the coding sequence ATGATATCTGATCGTGAGCGTGCAGCGTTCGAGGCTGGCATTAAGCTCGGAGCCCTCTATCACCAGTGGGTGGGGACACCGGTCTCACGTGAATCAGCCGGTTCCCTTGAGCGGGCTATCGAGAATGCCCATATCCAGCAGCCGTATGTCACCGAGATCACAGTGGGCCTTGATCGTGAAGCGATGATCCCGAACTCGTTCGGGTACAGTGAACTTGCAGGGTTAATGCTTGATGTGGAGATGACGGTCAGGGTAAACCAGGCTGCCTGCCATGTATCGCTCTCACGGGAAGGTGAATATCCGATGATGCGGATAGAGTGGATTGATGAAGAGTCCGAAGTTTCCAGTTCTTGA
- a CDS encoding 4-phosphopantoate--beta-alanine ligase produces the protein MIPESHPRYRSLVTRERMAEAARSGVVALEGLTAHGRGEAFDYLLGEKTSVSASEAEQVAAAFLKTATHPVISVNGNTAALCAEAIAALQQASGAVVEVNLFHRTEERVASITRILENAGCKVIDGPVERFIPLDHDRGLCHADGMASADVILVPLEDGDRAEALVAMGKKVIAIDLNPLSRTAQTATLPIIDEVTRAVPAITDAFRNLKPDEAERLAQNPDGKKYLRDAIMTIRSRLDGLLD, from the coding sequence TTGATTCCGGAGAGTCACCCGAGATATCGCTCCCTGGTTACCCGCGAACGTATGGCTGAGGCTGCACGTTCAGGGGTTGTTGCACTTGAGGGGCTCACAGCTCACGGGAGAGGAGAGGCTTTTGATTATCTTCTTGGTGAGAAGACCAGTGTCAGTGCATCAGAGGCAGAACAGGTGGCAGCAGCATTCCTGAAGACTGCCACTCATCCGGTTATTTCAGTAAACGGCAACACGGCAGCCCTCTGTGCCGAGGCGATAGCAGCACTGCAACAGGCATCAGGAGCAGTGGTTGAAGTGAATCTATTTCACAGGACAGAAGAGCGGGTTGCTTCCATCACCAGGATCCTGGAAAATGCAGGATGTAAGGTGATCGATGGTCCGGTGGAGAGGTTTATCCCACTCGATCATGACCGCGGGCTCTGCCATGCTGACGGGATGGCCTCTGCTGACGTGATCCTTGTCCCCCTTGAGGATGGGGACAGGGCTGAAGCACTGGTTGCAATGGGAAAGAAAGTGATCGCGATAGATCTCAATCCGCTCTCACGGACTGCACAGACTGCAACTCTTCCAATCATCGATGAGGTTACCAGGGCAGTTCCGGCGATCACTGATGCCTTCAGGAATCTGAAACCCGATGAAGCAGAACGGCTGGCACAAAATCCTGATGGGAAAAAATACCTTCGTGATGCGATCATGACGATACGGAGCAGACTTGATGGCCTTCTGGATTGA